In a single window of the Falco rusticolus isolate bFalRus1 chromosome 13, bFalRus1.pri, whole genome shotgun sequence genome:
- the LOC119156708 gene encoding macrophage mannose receptor 1-like isoform X5, translated as MYGNLESSQAGQGQVSVLGPGREEENLYEPLDPTSTVPGQKHVPDPASRCCSGKKLVLVGAAVLGVSVLMNILFLTIGSQRTPGHPVPCGDPPVSPCPPAVTALTSALEAEKEKQLSNVASRSFLLYNEDHRKCVAASGHQLIATACQPEAAAQQFQWLQGGQLQGWQSQRCVTATRGQNRAFVRLEPCRADGRLQRWECRDGGLLALAGYNLYFNYGNNQEQVVMLYTGNRQWSRWVIHGSQDNVCSRSCCPPCSKGWTYFRNSCYFYSKTPSSWENAQRFCSVLGTQLLEVDGAEEKDHIQTMLKSSSWLGIRDEEVEGTWKRANGTILPRESSWWHRNEPNGGHQENCAAVREDGEWYDYPCTSQLPWVCEGHP; from the exons ATGTACGGCAACCTCGAGTCCAGCCAAGCTGGCCAGGGGCAAGTGTCGGTGCTGGGGCCCGGCAGGGAAG AGGAGAACCTGTACGAGCCCCTGGACCCCACCAGCACCGTGCCAGGCCAGAAGCACGTGCCAGACCCAG CGTCACGGTGCTGCTCCGGGAAgaagctggtgctggtgggtgctgcGGTGCTGGGAGTCTCGGTGCTGATGAACATCCTCTTCCTCACCATCGGTTCACAGCGCA CTCCAGGACACCCTGTGCCTTGTGGTGACCCgcctgtgtccccatgtccccccgCAGTTACAGCCCTGACATCAGCGCTggaggcagagaaggagaagcagctgtcCAACGTGG CCTCCCGCTCCTTCCTGCTGTACAACGAAGACCACCGCAAGTGCGTGGCGGCTAGTGGCCACCAGCTGATAGCGACAGCTTGCCAGCCCGAGGCGGCTGCACAACAGTTCCAGTGGCTACAAGGGGGCCAGCtacagggctggcagagccagcGTTGCGTTACGGCGACCCGTGGGCAAAACAGAGCCTTCGTGAGGCTGGAGCCATGCCGCGCCGACGGCCGGCTGCAGCGTTGGGAATGCCGCGACGGCGGGCTGTTGGCACTCGCCGGTTACAACCTCTACTTCAATTATGGCAACAACCAGGAGCAAGTGGTGATGCTCTACACTGGGAACCGCCAGTGGAGCCGCTGGGTGATCCACGGGAGCCAGGACAACGTCTGTTCCCGCTCCT gctgtcCCCCTTGCTCCAAAGGCTGGACCTACTTCAGGAACTCCTGCTATTTCTACTCCAAGACGCCAAGTTCCTGGGAGAACGCCCAGCGGTTCTGCTCGGTCCTGGGCACGCAGCTCCTGGAGGTGGATGGTGCTGAGGAGAAG GATCACATCCAGACGATGCTGAAAAGCTCCTCCTGGCTCGGCATCAGGGATGAGGAGGTCGAGGGTACCTGGAAGCGAGCGAACGGGACTATCCTACCCCGGGAAAGCAG CTGGTGGCACAGGAACGAGCCCAACGGTGGCCACCAGGAGAACTGTGCGGCGGTGAGGGAGGACGGCGAGTGGTACGACTACCCCTGCACCAGCCAGCTCCCCTGGGTCTGCGAGGGACACCCCTGA
- the LOC119156708 gene encoding macrophage mannose receptor 1-like isoform X2: MYGNLESSQAGQGQVSVLGPGREEENLYEPLDPTSTVPGQKHVPDPGTPWARARASSAGKTHAVFKTSGTQLCPNWEPVTTHPPSPASRCCSGKKLVLVGAAVLGVSVLMNILFLTIGSQRTPGHPVPCGDPPVSPCPPAVTALTSALEAEKEKQLSNVASRSFLLYNEDHRKCVAASGHQLIATACQPEAAAQQFQWLQGGQLQGWQSQRCVTATRGQNRAFVRLEPCRADGRLQRWECRDGGLLALAGYNLYFNYGNNQEQVVMLYTGNRQWSRWVIHGSQDNVCSRSCCPPCSKGWTYFRNSCYFYSKTPSSWENAQRFCSVLGTQLLEVDGAEEKDHIQTMLKSSSWLGIRDEEVEGTWKRANGTILPRESSWWHRNEPNGGHQENCAAVREDGEWYDYPCTSQLPWVCEGHP, translated from the exons ATGTACGGCAACCTCGAGTCCAGCCAAGCTGGCCAGGGGCAAGTGTCGGTGCTGGGGCCCGGCAGGGAAG AGGAGAACCTGTACGAGCCCCTGGACCCCACCAGCACCGTGCCAGGCCAGAAGCACGTGCCAGACCCAGGTACGCCGTGGGCGAGGGCAAGAGCATCGTCAGCAGGAAAAACCCACGCTGTGTTTAAAACCAGtggcacccagctctgcccaaaCTGGGAGCCGGTCACCACTCACCCACCCTCCCCAGCGTCACGGTGCTGCTCCGGGAAgaagctggtgctggtgggtgctgcGGTGCTGGGAGTCTCGGTGCTGATGAACATCCTCTTCCTCACCATCGGTTCACAGCGCA CTCCAGGACACCCTGTGCCTTGTGGTGACCCgcctgtgtccccatgtccccccgCAGTTACAGCCCTGACATCAGCGCTggaggcagagaaggagaagcagctgtcCAACGTGG CCTCCCGCTCCTTCCTGCTGTACAACGAAGACCACCGCAAGTGCGTGGCGGCTAGTGGCCACCAGCTGATAGCGACAGCTTGCCAGCCCGAGGCGGCTGCACAACAGTTCCAGTGGCTACAAGGGGGCCAGCtacagggctggcagagccagcGTTGCGTTACGGCGACCCGTGGGCAAAACAGAGCCTTCGTGAGGCTGGAGCCATGCCGCGCCGACGGCCGGCTGCAGCGTTGGGAATGCCGCGACGGCGGGCTGTTGGCACTCGCCGGTTACAACCTCTACTTCAATTATGGCAACAACCAGGAGCAAGTGGTGATGCTCTACACTGGGAACCGCCAGTGGAGCCGCTGGGTGATCCACGGGAGCCAGGACAACGTCTGTTCCCGCTCCT gctgtcCCCCTTGCTCCAAAGGCTGGACCTACTTCAGGAACTCCTGCTATTTCTACTCCAAGACGCCAAGTTCCTGGGAGAACGCCCAGCGGTTCTGCTCGGTCCTGGGCACGCAGCTCCTGGAGGTGGATGGTGCTGAGGAGAAG GATCACATCCAGACGATGCTGAAAAGCTCCTCCTGGCTCGGCATCAGGGATGAGGAGGTCGAGGGTACCTGGAAGCGAGCGAACGGGACTATCCTACCCCGGGAAAGCAG CTGGTGGCACAGGAACGAGCCCAACGGTGGCCACCAGGAGAACTGTGCGGCGGTGAGGGAGGACGGCGAGTGGTACGACTACCCCTGCACCAGCCAGCTCCCCTGGGTCTGCGAGGGACACCCCTGA
- the LOC119156708 gene encoding macrophage mannose receptor 1-like isoform X4 — protein MYGNLESSQAGQGQVSVLGPGREACSTLCPTEENLYEPLDPTSTVPGQKHVPDPASRCCSGKKLVLVGAAVLGVSVLMNILFLTIGSQRTPGHPVPCGDPPVSPCPPAVTALTSALEAEKEKQLSNVASRSFLLYNEDHRKCVAASGHQLIATACQPEAAAQQFQWLQGGQLQGWQSQRCVTATRGQNRAFVRLEPCRADGRLQRWECRDGGLLALAGYNLYFNYGNNQEQVVMLYTGNRQWSRWVIHGSQDNVCSRSCCPPCSKGWTYFRNSCYFYSKTPSSWENAQRFCSVLGTQLLEVDGAEEKDHIQTMLKSSSWLGIRDEEVEGTWKRANGTILPRESSWWHRNEPNGGHQENCAAVREDGEWYDYPCTSQLPWVCEGHP, from the exons ATGTACGGCAACCTCGAGTCCAGCCAAGCTGGCCAGGGGCAAGTGTCGGTGCTGGGGCCCGGCAGGGAAG cctgcagcaccctgtgcccCACAGAGGAGAACCTGTACGAGCCCCTGGACCCCACCAGCACCGTGCCAGGCCAGAAGCACGTGCCAGACCCAG CGTCACGGTGCTGCTCCGGGAAgaagctggtgctggtgggtgctgcGGTGCTGGGAGTCTCGGTGCTGATGAACATCCTCTTCCTCACCATCGGTTCACAGCGCA CTCCAGGACACCCTGTGCCTTGTGGTGACCCgcctgtgtccccatgtccccccgCAGTTACAGCCCTGACATCAGCGCTggaggcagagaaggagaagcagctgtcCAACGTGG CCTCCCGCTCCTTCCTGCTGTACAACGAAGACCACCGCAAGTGCGTGGCGGCTAGTGGCCACCAGCTGATAGCGACAGCTTGCCAGCCCGAGGCGGCTGCACAACAGTTCCAGTGGCTACAAGGGGGCCAGCtacagggctggcagagccagcGTTGCGTTACGGCGACCCGTGGGCAAAACAGAGCCTTCGTGAGGCTGGAGCCATGCCGCGCCGACGGCCGGCTGCAGCGTTGGGAATGCCGCGACGGCGGGCTGTTGGCACTCGCCGGTTACAACCTCTACTTCAATTATGGCAACAACCAGGAGCAAGTGGTGATGCTCTACACTGGGAACCGCCAGTGGAGCCGCTGGGTGATCCACGGGAGCCAGGACAACGTCTGTTCCCGCTCCT gctgtcCCCCTTGCTCCAAAGGCTGGACCTACTTCAGGAACTCCTGCTATTTCTACTCCAAGACGCCAAGTTCCTGGGAGAACGCCCAGCGGTTCTGCTCGGTCCTGGGCACGCAGCTCCTGGAGGTGGATGGTGCTGAGGAGAAG GATCACATCCAGACGATGCTGAAAAGCTCCTCCTGGCTCGGCATCAGGGATGAGGAGGTCGAGGGTACCTGGAAGCGAGCGAACGGGACTATCCTACCCCGGGAAAGCAG CTGGTGGCACAGGAACGAGCCCAACGGTGGCCACCAGGAGAACTGTGCGGCGGTGAGGGAGGACGGCGAGTGGTACGACTACCCCTGCACCAGCCAGCTCCCCTGGGTCTGCGAGGGACACCCCTGA
- the LOC119156708 gene encoding macrophage mannose receptor 1-like isoform X3, with the protein MYGNLESSQAGQGQVSVLGPGREACSTLCPTEENLYEPLDPTSTVPGQKHVPDPGTPWARARASSAGKTHAVFKTSGTQLCPNWEPVTTHPPSPASRCCSGKKLVLVGAAVLGVSVLMNILFLTIGSQRITALTSALEAEKEKQLSNVASRSFLLYNEDHRKCVAASGHQLIATACQPEAAAQQFQWLQGGQLQGWQSQRCVTATRGQNRAFVRLEPCRADGRLQRWECRDGGLLALAGYNLYFNYGNNQEQVVMLYTGNRQWSRWVIHGSQDNVCSRSCCPPCSKGWTYFRNSCYFYSKTPSSWENAQRFCSVLGTQLLEVDGAEEKDHIQTMLKSSSWLGIRDEEVEGTWKRANGTILPRESSWWHRNEPNGGHQENCAAVREDGEWYDYPCTSQLPWVCEGHP; encoded by the exons ATGTACGGCAACCTCGAGTCCAGCCAAGCTGGCCAGGGGCAAGTGTCGGTGCTGGGGCCCGGCAGGGAAG cctgcagcaccctgtgcccCACAGAGGAGAACCTGTACGAGCCCCTGGACCCCACCAGCACCGTGCCAGGCCAGAAGCACGTGCCAGACCCAGGTACGCCGTGGGCGAGGGCAAGAGCATCGTCAGCAGGAAAAACCCACGCTGTGTTTAAAACCAGtggcacccagctctgcccaaaCTGGGAGCCGGTCACCACTCACCCACCCTCCCCAGCGTCACGGTGCTGCTCCGGGAAgaagctggtgctggtgggtgctgcGGTGCTGGGAGTCTCGGTGCTGATGAACATCCTCTTCCTCACCATCGGTTCACAGCGCA TTACAGCCCTGACATCAGCGCTggaggcagagaaggagaagcagctgtcCAACGTGG CCTCCCGCTCCTTCCTGCTGTACAACGAAGACCACCGCAAGTGCGTGGCGGCTAGTGGCCACCAGCTGATAGCGACAGCTTGCCAGCCCGAGGCGGCTGCACAACAGTTCCAGTGGCTACAAGGGGGCCAGCtacagggctggcagagccagcGTTGCGTTACGGCGACCCGTGGGCAAAACAGAGCCTTCGTGAGGCTGGAGCCATGCCGCGCCGACGGCCGGCTGCAGCGTTGGGAATGCCGCGACGGCGGGCTGTTGGCACTCGCCGGTTACAACCTCTACTTCAATTATGGCAACAACCAGGAGCAAGTGGTGATGCTCTACACTGGGAACCGCCAGTGGAGCCGCTGGGTGATCCACGGGAGCCAGGACAACGTCTGTTCCCGCTCCT gctgtcCCCCTTGCTCCAAAGGCTGGACCTACTTCAGGAACTCCTGCTATTTCTACTCCAAGACGCCAAGTTCCTGGGAGAACGCCCAGCGGTTCTGCTCGGTCCTGGGCACGCAGCTCCTGGAGGTGGATGGTGCTGAGGAGAAG GATCACATCCAGACGATGCTGAAAAGCTCCTCCTGGCTCGGCATCAGGGATGAGGAGGTCGAGGGTACCTGGAAGCGAGCGAACGGGACTATCCTACCCCGGGAAAGCAG CTGGTGGCACAGGAACGAGCCCAACGGTGGCCACCAGGAGAACTGTGCGGCGGTGAGGGAGGACGGCGAGTGGTACGACTACCCCTGCACCAGCCAGCTCCCCTGGGTCTGCGAGGGACACCCCTGA
- the LOC119156708 gene encoding macrophage mannose receptor 1-like isoform X1 translates to MYGNLESSQAGQGQVSVLGPGREACSTLCPTEENLYEPLDPTSTVPGQKHVPDPGTPWARARASSAGKTHAVFKTSGTQLCPNWEPVTTHPPSPASRCCSGKKLVLVGAAVLGVSVLMNILFLTIGSQRTPGHPVPCGDPPVSPCPPAVTALTSALEAEKEKQLSNVASRSFLLYNEDHRKCVAASGHQLIATACQPEAAAQQFQWLQGGQLQGWQSQRCVTATRGQNRAFVRLEPCRADGRLQRWECRDGGLLALAGYNLYFNYGNNQEQVVMLYTGNRQWSRWVIHGSQDNVCSRSCCPPCSKGWTYFRNSCYFYSKTPSSWENAQRFCSVLGTQLLEVDGAEEKDHIQTMLKSSSWLGIRDEEVEGTWKRANGTILPRESSWWHRNEPNGGHQENCAAVREDGEWYDYPCTSQLPWVCEGHP, encoded by the exons ATGTACGGCAACCTCGAGTCCAGCCAAGCTGGCCAGGGGCAAGTGTCGGTGCTGGGGCCCGGCAGGGAAG cctgcagcaccctgtgcccCACAGAGGAGAACCTGTACGAGCCCCTGGACCCCACCAGCACCGTGCCAGGCCAGAAGCACGTGCCAGACCCAGGTACGCCGTGGGCGAGGGCAAGAGCATCGTCAGCAGGAAAAACCCACGCTGTGTTTAAAACCAGtggcacccagctctgcccaaaCTGGGAGCCGGTCACCACTCACCCACCCTCCCCAGCGTCACGGTGCTGCTCCGGGAAgaagctggtgctggtgggtgctgcGGTGCTGGGAGTCTCGGTGCTGATGAACATCCTCTTCCTCACCATCGGTTCACAGCGCA CTCCAGGACACCCTGTGCCTTGTGGTGACCCgcctgtgtccccatgtccccccgCAGTTACAGCCCTGACATCAGCGCTggaggcagagaaggagaagcagctgtcCAACGTGG CCTCCCGCTCCTTCCTGCTGTACAACGAAGACCACCGCAAGTGCGTGGCGGCTAGTGGCCACCAGCTGATAGCGACAGCTTGCCAGCCCGAGGCGGCTGCACAACAGTTCCAGTGGCTACAAGGGGGCCAGCtacagggctggcagagccagcGTTGCGTTACGGCGACCCGTGGGCAAAACAGAGCCTTCGTGAGGCTGGAGCCATGCCGCGCCGACGGCCGGCTGCAGCGTTGGGAATGCCGCGACGGCGGGCTGTTGGCACTCGCCGGTTACAACCTCTACTTCAATTATGGCAACAACCAGGAGCAAGTGGTGATGCTCTACACTGGGAACCGCCAGTGGAGCCGCTGGGTGATCCACGGGAGCCAGGACAACGTCTGTTCCCGCTCCT gctgtcCCCCTTGCTCCAAAGGCTGGACCTACTTCAGGAACTCCTGCTATTTCTACTCCAAGACGCCAAGTTCCTGGGAGAACGCCCAGCGGTTCTGCTCGGTCCTGGGCACGCAGCTCCTGGAGGTGGATGGTGCTGAGGAGAAG GATCACATCCAGACGATGCTGAAAAGCTCCTCCTGGCTCGGCATCAGGGATGAGGAGGTCGAGGGTACCTGGAAGCGAGCGAACGGGACTATCCTACCCCGGGAAAGCAG CTGGTGGCACAGGAACGAGCCCAACGGTGGCCACCAGGAGAACTGTGCGGCGGTGAGGGAGGACGGCGAGTGGTACGACTACCCCTGCACCAGCCAGCTCCCCTGGGTCTGCGAGGGACACCCCTGA